A part of Sugiyamaella lignohabitans strain CBS 10342 chromosome D, complete sequence genomic DNA contains:
- the RAD16 gene encoding DNA repair protein RAD16 (Nucleotide excision repair (NER) protein; binds damaged DNA during NER; binds DNA in an ATP-dependent manner (with Rad7p) during NER; required for NER of non-transcribed chromatin; subunit of Nucleotide Excision Repair Factor 4 (NEF4) and the Elongin-Cullin-Socs (ECS) ligase complex; GO_component: GO:0031463 - Cul3-RING ubiquitin ligase complex [Evidence IDA] [PMID 16675952]; GO_component: GO:0000113 - nucleotide-excision repair factor 4 complex [Evidence IDA] [PMID 9497356]; GO_component: GO:0005634 - nucleus [Evidence IEA,IEA]; GO_function: GO:0005524 - ATP binding [Evidence IEA,IEA]; GO_function: GO:0003677 - DNA binding [Evidence IEA,IEA]; GO_function: GO:0008094 - DNA-dependent ATPase activity [Evidence IDA] [PMID 9497356]; GO_function: GO:0003684 - damaged DNA binding [Evidence IDA] [PMID 9497356]; GO_function: GO:0004386 - helicase activity [Evidence IEA,IEA]; GO_function: GO:0016787 - hydrolase activity [Evidence IEA]; GO_function: GO:0046872 - metal ion binding [Evidence IEA,IEA]; GO_function: GO:0003676 - nucleic acid binding [Evidence IEA]; GO_function: GO:0000166 - nucleotide binding [Evidence IEA]; GO_function: GO:0004842 - ubiquitin-protein transferase activity [Evidence IDA] [PMID 16675952]; GO_function: GO:0008270 - zinc ion binding [Evidence IEA]; GO_process: GO:0006281 - DNA repair [Evidence IEA]; GO_process: GO:0006974 - cellular response to DNA damage stimulus [Evidence IEA]; GO_process: GO:0000715 - nucleotide-excision repair, DNA damage recognition [Evidence IDA,IMP] [PMID 15177043]; GO_process: GO:0042787 - protein ubiquitination involved in ubiquitin-dependent protein catabolic process [Evidence IMP] [PMID 16675952]), with product MSSGSALSTPPSSIEDDEDWLSMPMSSRQAADLLGVVDSNNGSGTKRKRPAAKKKSPRQVARDALNSAVNGEEFRLTPEPTAKKTPRKPRMKVASSSEDADFEEDNSEVTRPRSARSRRKPRIVEASDNDNDDEDDDDEEYKEKSDNSADSEEEVVKEEEIDELQGEDDNVETAAVVPAPRRRQRRGGKREPRAPKLPRHVVMYNRLNEGLHEFHPELKTIFEDMKNRPEIKPEQIPQPEGMACELLPFQREGLNWLIKQEQGMYKGGILADEMGMGKTIQTVALLMTDPSDAPPTLVVAPTVALMQWKHEIDLHTQGKLSVLLYHGQNRSSDESVIQQHRIVLTTYAVLESVFRRQVLGFTRKGSEKKVRQKSPLHQIHWNRIVLDEAHNIKDRQSNTARAVFNMKANYRLCLSGTPLQNRIGEIYSLMRFLGIEPFSKYYCSKCDCESHTWNFGSSYHCEICNHVVMHHVNFFNHSLLKHIQRYGFKDEGGVAMGRLRSVLSQIMLRRTKMERADDLGLPPRVVEIRRDYFNEEEKDLYSSVYSESNRKFNTYVAANVVLNNYANIFTLITRMRQISDHPDLVLRRTIGNSEDADAINRLVCKICDDEAEEAIQSKCHHTFCRLCIKEYVEGWTGDQSELECPVCHLQLTIDLTAPAIQADESLVKKGSIVNRINMTGGWRSSTKIEALVEELYKLRSDRQTIKSIVFSQFTSMLDLVEWRLKRAGFQTVKLQGSMSPTQRDNIIRHFMETPSVEVFLVSLKAGGVALNLCEASQVFILDPWWNPSVEWQSGDRVHRIGQHRPVKITRLVIEDSIESRIIELQEKKAQMIQATIESDDGAMNKLTPADMQFLFQN from the coding sequence ATGTCGTCGGGGTCGGCGTTGTCGACACCGCCGTCAAGCATCGAGGACGATGAGGACTGGCTTTCGATGCCCATGTCGAGCCGACAGGCGGCCGATCTGCTCGGGGTGGTAGACAGCAACAACGGCAGCGGGACTAAAAGAAAGCGGCCAGCAgctaaaaaaaagagcCCGAGACAGGTGGCTCGAGATGCGCTGAATAGTGCTGTGAACGGTGAGGAGTTTCGACTCACTCCCGAGCCGACTGCTAAGAAAACTCCAAGGAAACCTCGAATGAAAGTGGCGTCTTCCtcagaagatgctgattttgaagaagacaacTCTGAGGTTACAAGGCCGAGATCAGCTAGATCTAGGAGAAAGCCACGAATCGTCGAAGCCAGTGACAACGACaacgatgatgaggatgatgacgatgaagagtACAAAGAGAAGAGCGATAATTCAGCagattctgaagaagaagtagtcAAGGAAGAGGAGATTGACGAGTTGCAAGGTGAAGATGACAATGTAGAAACGGCGGCAGTGGTTCCTGCACCACGTCGTCGACAACGTCGTGGAGGAAAACGAGAGCCTCGAGCACCAAAGTTACCCCGGCATGTGGTCATGTATAACAGGTTAAACGAGGGTCTTCATGAGTTCCACCCAGAACTGAAAACCATTTTCGAAGACATGAAAAACCGACCGGAAATTAAACCCGAACAAATCCCCCAGCCAGAAGGTATGGCATGCGAGTTACTACCGTTTCAAAGGGAAGGTCTAAACTGGCTCATCAAGCAAGAGCAAGGAATGTATAAAGGAGGAATCTTGGCAGATGAGATGGGAATGGGTAAGACCATTCAGACAGTAGCTTTGCTGATGACGGATCCTAGTGATGCTCCTCCAACCCTCGTAGTAGCACCCACAGTTGCTTTGATGCAGTGGAAGCACGAAATTGACTTGCACACCCAGGGCAAGCTATCAGTGTTACTCTACCATGGTCAAAATCGTAGCTCGGATGAGAGTGTCATTCAACAACATAGAATTGTTCTAACCACATATGCGGTTTTGGAGTCAGTGTTTCGTAGACAGGTACTCGGATTTACTCGTAAGGGTAGCGAAAAAAAAGTCCGGCAAAAGTCCCCATTGCACCAAATCCATTGGAACCGGATAGTTTTGGACGAAGCGCACAATATCAAAGACCGCCAGTCCAACACCGCCAGAGCCGTGTTTAATATGAAAGCCAACTATCGATTGTGCTTGTCTGGTACGCCGTTGCAAAATAGAATAGGAGAGATTTACTCACTCATGCGATTCTTGGGTATCGAACCGTTTTCCAAATACTATTGCTCGAAATGTGATTGTGAAAGTCATACGTGGAACTTTGGTAGTAGTTATCACTGTGAGATCTGTAACCATGTGGTGATGCATCATGTTAACTTTTTTAATCATTCGCTTTTAAAACACATTCAAAGATACGGATTTAAGGACGAAGGAGGGGTGGCCATGGGCAGGTTGAGGAGTGTTTTGAGTCAAATTATGCTTAGAAGAACTAAAATGGAGCGTGCCGACGATCTTGGACTGCCGCCACGGGTGGTAGAAATCCGACGTGACTACtttaatgaagaagagaaagattTATATTCATCGGTATACTCTGAGTCGAATCGCAAGTTCAACACATATGTGGCAGCCAATGTGGTTCTTAACAACTATGCTAATATTTTCACTCTGATTACAAGAATGCGACAAATATCCGACCACCCGGATCTTGTTCTGAGACGAACCATTGGCAATAGCGAAGACGCAGATGCCATCAACCGTCTTGTTTGTAAGATCTgtgatgatgaagctgaGGAGGCTATCCAGTCCAAATGTCATCACACGTTCTGCCGTCTGTGTATCAAGGAATACGTCGAGGGATGGACCGGTGACCAGTCAGAGCTCGAATGTCCTGTGTGTCACTTGCAACTGACTATTGATCTCACGGCGCCAGCAATTCAAGCTGATGAGAGTCTAGTCAAAAAGGGTAGTATTGTCAACAGAATCAACATGACTGGCGGTTGGCGAAGTTCCACGAAAATCGAGGCTCTAGTGGAAGAACTTTATAAATTACGCAGTGACCGTCAGACAATCAAGTCGATTGTTTTCAGTCAGTTCACGAGTATGCTTGATTTAGTGGAATGGAGACTCAAGAGAGCGGGATTCCAAACTGTCAAACTACAAGGAAGTATGTCACCCACTCAAAGAGATAATATTATCCGTCATTTCATGGAAACGCCTTCGGTAGAAGTGTTTCTGGTTTCCTTGAAAGCAGGAGGTGTTGCGCTCAACCTGTGTGAAGCTTCACAAGTGTTTATTCTCGACCCCTGGTGGAACCCGTCTGTAGAATGGCAAAGTGGAGACCGTGTGCACCGTATTGGCCAGCACCGTCCCGTCAAGATCACCCGTCTGGTCATTGAAGACAGTATCGAGTCGCGTATCATCGAGCtccaagaaaagaaggCCCAGATGATCCAAGCTACCATCGAGTCCGACGACGGGGCCATGAACAAGTTGACCCCCGCCGACATGCAATTCTTGTTCCAGAACTAG
- the LYP1 gene encoding lysine permease, whose protein sequence is MASTSVNPQPSFGSEIGTTDSKNKNGLSNLSERSFGEPEMGYIVKSEDRLSRSLSARQVQMIAIAGVIGTGLFLGTGKSLAEAGPASLLIAYFIIGIVVYLTMNALGEMATYVPVAGSFCTYATRYVDEAFGFALLWNYWFNDAVSTASDLTALQLVFAYWTDFPSWIIALIFWVFLICANLIHVKVYGELEYWLALLKVVTIVIFMIISIVVNAGANTQHEYLGFHYWYIGDAPFVNNFKGFASVFVTASFAYGGTESIAITAGETKNPSRVMPRVVKTVFWRILFFYVLTVLFIGINVPYNYPNLSTGGTALSPFTITFQLVGSKAAGSFMNAVIVTSVISAGNHALFAGTRLLYTLGVEGFAPKIFTVLTPHKVPYVALLATASISGLCFGASFIGTGTLWAWLQNLVGVSNQLAWLSIGVTAIRFRQALNKQGKTHLLKFKNWTYPWGPWIVVVGVTVIILVQGWSAFAPWSVSSFFSYYIELFIMPVMYIFWKIVKRTKFVKLEDMDLDTDRYVETEEDLAEMEYEDSLTGWRRVVNYLKGFVV, encoded by the coding sequence ATGGCGTCTACATCAGTTAATCCGCAACCGTCATTTGGTTCTGAGATTGGAACCACTGATagcaagaacaaaaatggTCTGAGTAACTTGTCGGAGCGTTCGTTCGGAGAGCCTGAAATGGGTTATATCGTGAAATCAGAAGATAGACTCAGTCGAAGTTTGTCAGCTAGACAGGTCCAGATGattgccattgctggtgtAATTGGTACTGGTCTGTTTTTGGGTACTGGTAAGAGTTTAGCAGAGGCCGGTCCTGCTAGTTTGCTGATTGCTTATTTCATTATTGGTATTGTGGTTTATTTGACGATGAACGCTCTTGGCGAGATGGCCACTTATGTTCCAGTTGCTGGATCATTTTGCACTTATGCCACTCGATATGTCGACGAGGCATTTGGGTTTGCTTTGTTGTGGAACTATTGGTTTAATGATGCTGTATCTACTGCTTCGGATCTGACTGCTTTGCAGTTGGTATTTGCATACTGGACTGATTTCCCATCCTGGATCATTGCTCTGATCTTCTGGGTGTTCTTGATCTGTGCAAATTTGATTCATGTTAAGGTATATGGTGAGTTAGAGTACTGGCTCGCTCTTTTGAAGGTGGTGACTATTGTAATTTTCATGATTATTAGCATTGTTGTCAATGCTGGTGCCAATACTCAACATGAGTATCTGGGTTTCCACTATTGGTACATTGGAGATGCTCCATTTGTGAACAATTTCAAGGGATTTGCTTCTGTATTTGTTACTGCCAGTTTTGCTTATGGTGGAACTGAATCTATTGCTATTACTGCCGGAGAAACCAAGAACCCTAGTCGTGTCATGCCTCGAGTCGTCAAGACTGTATTCTGGCGTATCTTGTTTTTCTACGTCCTGACGGTTTTGTTCATTGGTATTAACGTTCCTTACAACTATCCCAATTTGTCTACCGGCGGTACTGCCTTGTCGCCTTTCACTATCACCTTCCAACTGGTAGGATCAAAGGCGGCTGGTTCGTTTATGAATGCCGTTATTGTTACCTCTGTCATTTCTGCTGGAAACCATGCCTTGTTTGCTGGTACTAGACTTTTGTATACTCTTGGTGTTGAGGGTTTTGCTCCCAAGATCTTTACTGTACTCACTCCTCACAAGGTACCATATGTTGCTTTACTTGCAACTGCGTCTATATCTGGTTTATGCTTCGGTGCTTCTTTCATCGGCACTGGTACCTTGTGGGCCTGGCTTCAAAACTTGGTGGGTGTTTCTAATCAGTTGGCTTGGTTGTCTATTGGTGTTACTGCTATCCGGTTCAGACAAGCTCTCAACAAGCAAGGAAAGACCCATTTGCTCAAATTCAAGAACTGGACTTACCCATGGGGTCCTTGgattgtggttgttggtgtAACTGTCATTATTCTTGTTCAAGGATGGTCTGCTTTCGCTCCTTGGAGTGTTTCATCGTTCTTTTCCTACTACATTGAACTGTTCATCATGCCTGTTATGTATATCTTCTGGAAAATTGTCAAGCGCACTAAGTTTGTTAAGTTGGAAGATATGGATCTCGATACTGATCGGTACGTTGAGACCGAAGAGGACCTGGCCGAGATGGAATACGAAGATTCTTTGACTGGATGGAGAAGAGTTGTAAACTATTTGAAAGGGTTCGTTGTCTAA
- the SOR1 gene encoding L-iditol 2-dehydrogenase SOR1 (Sorbitol dehydrogenase; expression is induced in the presence of sorbitol or xylose; GO_component: GO:0005575 - cellular_component [Evidence ND]; GO_function: GO:0003939 - L-iditol 2-dehydrogenase activity [Evidence IEA]; GO_function: GO:0003939 - L-iditol 2-dehydrogenase activity [Evidence IDA,ISS] [PMID 8125328]; GO_function: GO:0046872 - metal ion binding [Evidence IEA]; GO_function: GO:0016491 - oxidoreductase activity [Evidence IEA,IEA]; GO_function: GO:0008270 - zinc ion binding [Evidence IEA]; GO_process: GO:0019318 - hexose metabolic process [Evidence IEP] [PMID 8125328]; GO_process: GO:0055114 - oxidation-reduction process [Evidence IEA,IEA]), with amino-acid sequence MSNPSFVLQKVNEVSFEDRPVPEIKDPHYVKIAVKKTGICGSDVHYYTHGAIGDFVVKAPMVLGHESAGVIVEVGSEVKNLKVGDRVAMEPGVPSRYSDEYKSGRYNLCPCMAFAATPPYDGTLAKYYLLPEDYCVKLPDHVSLDEGALVEPLAVGVHSSKLADVRPGSKVAVFGAGPVGLLITAVASAFGASSVTVIDIVQNRLDLAKELGATHTVLASIKDTSDETAKKVVAATGAQPDIVLDASGAESSINAAISAIKPGGTYVQVGMGKPNVNFPIANVIGKELTIKGSFRYGYGDYPLAVELISSGKVNVKKLISHTVKFEEAKEAFELVMSGKAVKVIIDGPQ; translated from the coding sequence ATGTCTAACCCATCATTTGTTCTTCAAAAAGTCAACGAGGTTTCCTTTGAGGACCGTCCTGTCCCTGAGATCAAGGACCCTCACTATGTCAAGATTGCCGTCAAGAAGACTGGTATCTGTGGTTCGGATGTCCACTACTACACTCACGGTGCCATTGGTGACTTCGTTGTCAAGGCTCCTATGGTTTTGGGCCACGAATCTGCTGGTGTTATTGTCGAGGTTGGTTCTGAGGTTAAGAACTTAAAGGTTGGCGACCGTGTTGCTATGGAACCTGGTGTTCCTTCCAGATACTCTGATGAATACAAGTCTGGTCGTTATAACCTATGTCCTTGTATGGCATTTGCTGCCACTCCTCCTTATGACGGTACTTTGGCCAAGTACTACCTTCTCCCTGAAGACTACTGTGTCAAGTTGCCAGATCACGTTTCTCTTGACGAAGGTGCTTTGGTCGAGCCTTTGGCTGTTGGTGTTCACTCCAGTAAATTGGCTGACGTGCGTCCTGGTTCTAAGGTCGCTGTTTTCGGTGCTGGTCCTGTTGGTCTTTTGATCACTGCTGTTGCCTCTGCTTTCGGTGCTTCTTCCGTCACTGTTATTGACATTGTTCAAAACAGACTCGATCTTGCCAAGGAATTGGGCGCTACTCACACCGTCTTGGCTTCTATCAAGGACACCTCTGACGAGACTGCCAAGAaggttgttgctgccactggtgcTCAACCCGACATTGTTCTCGACGCTTCTGGTGCCGAGTCATCTATCAATGCAGCCATCTCCGCTATCAAGCCCGGTGGTACTTACGTTCAAGTCGGTATGGGCAAGCCCAACGTCAACTTCCCCATTGCCAACGTCATTGGCAAGGAATTGACCATCAAGGGCTCTTTCCGTTACGGTTACGGCGACTACCCCTTGGCTGTCGAGCTCATCTCGTCCGGCAAGGTCAACGTCAAGAAGCTCATCTCCCACACTGTCAAGTTCGAGGAGGCCAAGGAGGCCTTCGAGCTCGTTATGAGCGGCAAGGCCGTCAAGGTCATCATCGACGGTCCCCAGTAA